In Pyrenophora tritici-repentis strain M4 chromosome 6, whole genome shotgun sequence, the DNA window GGTCCGGGGCAACCGCTGACCCCCTCTCACCGCCATAAGTACTTATTACTCCTGATACCTTGCAACTCAACGTCGCACAACAACCACCAACTCCAAAACGCGCGTGCGAGATAACAAGCCAATGACGCCACCACCAAAAAAATACTACCAAACCATGTCGTCAACACACGACTCCACCCCGCAACCCTCCGCTCTCCCCGCGACCGACAGCACatccacctccacctccaccaccccCGACGCACTCCCACTGTCACACCCCACCCACCCAATAACACCACCACGCCCCCCTctcctccgcctccgccTCGACGACCTCTCCACCCCAGGAACAACAACATTCCTCCGCCTCGTCCACGCCACCCACGCCCTCACGCACGCCCTCAACACAGTCCTAACCCACCTCTACACCTCCCTCCCCACCTCCAGCATCCCCGCCACCCGCTCCGTCACCCTCGTCCTCCGCGCCATGGACGGCGTAGCCTACACCACCGGCCTCTCCCTCGACGACGACCACAAAGAAATCCACTTCAACACAACCTACATCGAGGGAATCGCCCCCACGCGGCAAAAAGAGGAAATCATGGGCGTGCTCGTACATGAAATGGTGCATTGTTGGCAGCGAGATGCGTGTGGAACGGCTCCCAGTGGACTCATCGAGGGCGTGGCCGATTGGGTTCGGTTGAAAGCGGGACTTGCGCCGCCGCATTGGAAGAGACGGGCGGATTGTAAGTGGGATGCTGGGTATGAGCGTACGGCGTATTTTCTGGAGTGGCTGGAGGGCGAGTGTGGGAAGGATGTTGTGAGGAGGGTTAATGAGAGGTTGGGGGTGGGGGAGTATTGTGAGGGGGCGTTTTGGGTGGGGTGTTGTGGGGAGAGGGTGGAAAAGCTGTGGGCGAGGTATCGGAGGAGTTTGGGGTGTGAGGAGCCGGGGCATGGGAAGGATGGAAAAGATGGAAAAGATGGAGAGGGAGATGAGGGTGAGGGTAAGGGCGAGGAGAAAGAGGGCAAGGAAGGAGAGGATTGAATAGAGGGAACACGGCTCGGTGGTGGTGATGTACTAACTATCTA includes these proteins:
- a CDS encoding Periplasmic protein TonB, with amino-acid sequence MSSTHDSTPQPSALPATDSTSTSTSTTPDALPLSHPTHPITPPRPPLLRLRLDDLSTPGTTTFLRLVHATHALTHALNTVLTHLYTSLPTSSIPATRSVTLVLRAMDGVAYTTGLSLDDDHKEIHFNTTYIEGIAPTRQKEEIMGVLWTHRGRGRLGSVESGTCAAALEETGGL